From Plasmodium sp. gorilla clade G2 genome assembly, chromosome: 1:
gatataatatatatcttatattatcatattttaatatattccttaataaaaattacatttttccttatattatttactaGAAAAatccttttaatattttttatcaacatatatttattcaaaaaaaaaaaaaaaaaaaaattagtatattctataatataaaaaggaaaacaaTTTGAATAAGGCACATTATTGAAGATATGTATAGTTCTTatctttaaattatttattatataaaaaatatatatatatatataatatatatggaaataataaatatctcCAAGAAATATACTAttcattcatttatttatttcatttttttttttttttttttttcctttttatgaAGAGGGAGAATAAagaatgttatatatatatatataataataataataaatataaatctttatataaacatttatatatttgttttattttattattaaaaaaatacaaacatataaagatagaaaaaaaaaaaaaaaaaaaaaaaaaaaaaaaaagtataattTTAAGGAAACGATATATATgacaatttaatataaatatgtatgaaataaaaaaataacaagaaaacaaatatacataataaataaatataaatataaataaatatatacatatatttatttatatgtttattatttttttataaagtaATATGTTGTGtaacttttttaatattttttcagtATTTCGAtgacataaaatataaaaatatgatgagctcttgaaaataaaagatcGTTGTAAgtataatgaaatatatataaataaatatatatatatatatatatatatatttatatttatatttatatatgtttctttcttatttataaatatattatatatatatatatttatatttatatataccacATTGTTGATATATtgcttatttaaaaaaaaaaaaaaaatttatataatgataaaaaaaaacacaagaTTGTTGTTCTACCTTTATATGACTATATGGTGTTTGTTTATTGACAAATGTAAAAACAGTGagacaaaaaataataattataatgattactacaataattatttatcaaAGATTCATTCTTTTAAGTCTCCTTTCAATGTAGAAAATTTAGAAAATGGTTGGAATATTGATTATTCAAGTGTGAGTTCAAATAAACATGTTGTATTAATACCAAACATTTATAACAGAAGAGGTGTTCTTTATAATAAGAATCCTATAAAGTCTGacaattttattattgaatttaatttctttatagaaagaaaatattacaaagaaaatattgatcagaaatattataaagatgaaaataaagatgtACATGAAATTGTATATAAAACCAAATCTGATGAAAAATTGAATACAtctaataaaacaaataataaaaatcaaaaggaaataaaaagaaatggaTTCGCTTTATGGCTATTAAAGGatgaatttattattaaagaaGCTAACAGTGATGTAAATCTTGTATTAGAAGAAGAggagtataatatatttggatataaaaatgtttttaatGGTATAGGTATTTTATTTCAACTAAAAAATAACagcaacaataataataaccacaataaaaataatagtgaTATTTTAAACGTATCTATGATTGTAAACAATGGAAATGAATCTATAAATCCAGACGATTcaaacatttttaaaaatatacctATTGATATGATTAtgattaataatttaatacacACAAAAATTATGtgtaataaaaaggaaataacGATTGCCTTTTATTATCCTAAgagtaataattatattaatactttaattatgaaaaaagatatagccaaagaaaattatatagcTTTTACATCTTTCAATTATAaagaagatgataataaacaatataaccaaaataaaaatgtttatgTTCCTACATTTGTTggaataaaacaaatattaacatttaatctgaataataatataaatggtataaatgatataaatgatataaatgatataaataataataatattaattataataaagatatttcAGCTAATGATATCAATACATCTGtcaatgaaatattaaatgatatgaatccacaaaataataatatcaatcaAACAATAGATGTATTAAAATCTATAACGACATTGTTACAAAAATTTATGACATATCAAATAAAcagtgaaaaaaaattattacaaaatatagatatattaaatgaaagaTTACAATATGTACAATCTGAATTaaaagttataaaaaaaaatttaataaatcaaaCAGAAGATccaaaaaatttacaaaaaatcTTTTCAACAGAATTAACTGGTCTAAAAAATCTTTTCCACACACATACACAacatcataaaaaaaatatggaagatattacaaataaattaacaaaaaaaattgaaaaaaataatgaattaaaattattaacagAAAAAGCTCATAAACTTGaacaaattattaataaaggaAATTCATcagtatatattttgtgtttAGTATTTGCTTTATTAATCATATTtactttaatattaatatataaaaaaatacgagatgtagaaaaaaaacacatcctataaaataaatgaaaaatgaaaataaaaataaatatatacatatatatataaacatttcatttattttttatattttaatatttgtgaacacaaataaaaatatacatgtatTTGTTACTACATTcacatgtttatatatatatattttatatattttaaaaatattcttatattttacatttcattttaaaattttggaATTTATAttgtcatttttattatttttttttaaatttattttactattttttttttttttatgcgtAATTAAAAAACTCAACTTATTTACACACAacctttatttttaaaaaattaaaaatgtcCAGAATAAATGTACTTCTCctcatacatacatatatatatatatatataatgtgatTAATATTTGAGCCAttctctttatatatataaagatataaatatttaatgttTTTACAAccaatatgaatattatatggaactatttaattattcatatataacgacaaaaaaaaaaaaaaataagatccATATAAGTAAAACCATTTGACAGCATGATATAaaactataaaaaataaatcaaataaataaaattttggTCTACATGCACATACAAGAcaatatcttatatatatatatatatatttaaccatgttttattatatatatatattttttttttttttttttttttttttttttttctcattttttgtCATGtgatatttgtttatatatatatatatatatatattatctattccttttatataataataaatttaatatatcctctttaaaaaaaatttataaatatttttttgtattatttcaTTGTCCACTTTTTACAAAATGCTTATGAGAATTTcaagatatttttttcttttgtatttAATAAAGGCACATCTTGgtatattcaaaaataaagagaaaaaaaaataaataatctaaataatacatatatatatatatatatatatatttatatatttatatttatatttccctTTTGTAGATTCGTTTTCAAGATATGGGACCCGCTTTCGACAGTCAACCCTTGAAACATATATGTAAGCacaatgttttaaaaaaaaggaaaggaATTATTCCTATAATACtacaaaaagaaatatattttataataacatatatatatatatatatatatatatattttatcattttagaGATAGTGGTGATGtgacatataataattttattataaacaaaaGATTACTTAAAGAACATTCAAACTGTGATGCATGGTCTGAGTGGAGTGCATGCTCTAAAACATGTGACTATGGAGTAAAAATCCGAGTAAGAATAAGTACAGATGAAAAGAAATCACATGGATGTCATAATATTACAGAATCTACAATTTGTCATATACAAATATGTCCTGAAACTTATGAAGAAGCAGAAAAAActtatttacaaaataaagaaaaagaacaaaagaaaaaattcaaaacaaaatatattttaatctttactattttttctgtaattaatattatagtCTTATTAATATGTCTTATCTTAtcaatcaaaaaaaaaattatctaacaaaataaataaatatatatatatatatttatgttattcACTATGATATTGCGTtcatatgttattttatttatatatatgtttcttttttttttcaacatttcctatattaaaaataataaatataatatttttttaaaaaatacatactcaaaatatatatgtatatatatatgtgttgatctataattattttattttatatacttttatttcttcaataaaataaaagaacatatatggctttattttatttctttaacttttaaaatacaaaataatatatttttaatatatatataatatatatttaatgtgcataaatatatgtattgtatgtttaataaataaaaacatttgagcatatttacaaaaatataatatatatatattatatattatatatatatgtggcaCGTTAGATTTGTTCTTAGCGGAACACATATTACTACCATGcgtaatatatgtatatcatatatatatatatatatatatatatatatatatatttatttattttttttttttttgtgtacataatatttatatattcacttATGTTCACATAATTTTCttatcttttcttttatttatttaaacaaaaattatagagaataaatatattcctatggcatattaaatgaatacttttattattttatatatatatatatatatatatatacatatatttcgatttgaaaaaaaaaaaaaaaaaaaaaaaaaaaatgaacatatattAGCTTACAtgcaaaaagaaaaaaaaatatatatttgaaatatttgcattgatgtatatatttgattaaattttaaaaacaataaaatgaaaaaatcaaaaataaaataaactcACAAAGAactaatcatatatatattatatatatgttatatatatgtgtgtatgtTAATATAccaatatgttttttttggtaccataaaatatttaatgaattaaaaaaattataacatatatatatatatatatatatatatatatatatatatatatatgttcttattttaaaaaaaaaaaaaaaaaaaaaaaaaaattatgttaacAAAAGTGCACaagtatttttaaaatattggTATATTCcgattttttaatatatgttatatatatatatatatacatatatatttatcatatatatatatgtaacatGTATGTCTAACTTTCATTTTTACCATGTCATATAAAAACACATTTGTATGAACAACCccacatttttcttttttttaagtgtagattttatataattatataaacatttgtatatacatacatacatatatatatatatataagatgtGGTTTTTCTACTTGTTGACTTACATTTTaaaattgttattttttcttattttcatGTGTTCACCTTTGTAAGCTTTGTCActctttttttgtatttattttatgctcaacatataaatatataaatatataaatatatatatatatatatatatatatatatatatatatatatatatatatatatatattcatatatatattcatatatatatccatttatatatcttttacgtgttatattaaaaaaaaaacgaaatGGGAGACTTTAACGATTTAAGCGTAGAACTGAAAAAAACGGAATTAATAAAAGAGGAGTTGAAAAATCTTAGCCATATAATTCATAACgaatttaatttcttttgtcaaaatgaaaacaagaatataatattcagtaataatattaagaatTCTTATAATGACGATATATTTTCTACTAGtacattaaataatttatatacatcATGGAAATTAGAAgatttttctcattttgaTTTTAATAGTAttttagatatattaaaaagaaatcaaTATGTTATGTGTAGTATATATTTCCTTATAATCTTTTCTtgcttatattttttaacattattattatatacaaaatgtataaaaagaatgttaaaaaaatggTTCTGTAAATATTGTACCTCACATATAAGTGAAAATAGTAGTCATAATGAAGACAGAACTTTATTACAAAGTGTAATGAAAAAATCttgttattttataacatattcatttataacattccttttattattacttctACTTTCTGGAATTACATATAtgcattattttataaaaactaaAAGAGGAATACatgataatatttgtaatatatatacaaaaattgaTGCCttcttattaaataaatgtacTGATCCAAACACAGTCGACATTTCATGTTATTCAGCTGAACATATATTAACTGATGTTGATtcaatattaaaagaatataaaaaaatgaaactcAGGGCAAAGGACGACTCATTGCTAGACGAAAACACTCCCTTCCCCCTCCTCGAAAGTAAGAAAAAGggaacataaataaataaataaatatatatatatattatatatatatatatatgtatatttttttttttttttttttttttttttttttttttttttttttttaggatACATTACAACGTTCAATAAGCTCAATATACTAAaagaaaacataaataaaaataacgaGGCACTCGAAAACGGATATTTTCACACCTATCCTGCACTCACAGGGATCAGTGAAACACTAACAACCATTCTTAATgaaggaaataaaaatttcgACAATGCTAGAAAGATTATTAAAGAAGTTAAAAGTACAATAAAGTATTCATTTCATACAATCGATGAAacaataagaaatatatttaatgataatTTACCTAAATTTACAGAATTAATAACAAAAGCTGGAAATTCTATTAAAGGaataaataacaaatataaaattaaagaacGAATTcctaaatatacaaatattattctattaactaatattgttttattattaccaccattattaatattattaggtatcataatatttatgatttatattcttataggaaatattcaaaaaaataataatttctttattaaattatttggtCATTTCAGTGCTTACTTTGGATTCCTTACAAttgttattttatcatttggaATATTATTCTTAAGTACATCAATTATAGGAGGAACTACTTGTATTTTATCAGAGCGAATactaaaaaatgaattacgtttcgatatattaaataatactcTTATAGATTAttgtattaaaaatgaaaacgcACCATTaattgatgataatataacaacAACTCTTGTAAGTAAAATTAATTCTTTTGATACAGGATctatagataaaaatataaacgaATATGAAAAACATTTTACAACTTTAAAAACATCTTTTTATGAAAATTCGCTAAATTTTATGGATTATATATGGGTTGTTATAGTCAAACAAGACcataatatgtttttaaataGAATAAGAAATGAAGAAGTCAAGTTATCATTATTAACAACAAGTATTATAAacgaaaatattaaatttggAGATGTAGAAGCTATGGGTATCAAATCCTATTTAAATGAGTTAAACCGAATTATTTTTCAAGGAATAAATGgtaaaatatgttttaatgATATAGTATGTGAAAAGGAAgctaatacatataatattactgAGAATTCAAAAACAGACgatcaaaaatatttatctataCGTAATCAAGTAAATGATCAATATAAAGATGATTTAGATTTAATTATCCAACTGTTTGTTTATAAAGCAcgtattttaaaagaaaaaatattcgATATCAACGATCTTGATAGtaatgaaaaaaacaaaataggATGGAGCGAATATACACCCAGAAATACACATGGAACCCAAAAAAAATCAATCATTAATACTTTCCTAATAAATGTTATTGAAAGTATTAACTTTtcagaaataatatatttctttgatAAAATGAAAGATCAATTTAATGTACTTAAATCATTAATTCTATTAAAAATTGATAcattaacaaaaaatacaaattgtAATAAATTTGTAAAAGAACTTATTGATGTAAGAAAGGATTATTGTAATAAAATCGTTTTGAATTTATCTacattatctatatatttaattatatttgcaatcacttcctttttattatggTATCTATTTCTATTCTTGTGGttctattataatattaaaccATCATAGATTAATAACATTCTTccgacaataataataaaaaaaaaaaaaaaattaaattatgataaaattGTTCACTTATGTAGTAAAcacaaaatgaaataattttatcCCAGGTAGCAAAGTATATCTgcttattaattttatgatacaaatattaaaattatctaATTGAAGGAAG
This genomic window contains:
- a CDS encoding parasite-infected erythrocyte surface protein produces the protein MIKKNTRLLFYLYMTIWCLFIDKCKNSETKNNNYNDYYNNYLSKIHSFKSPFNVENLENGWNIDYSSVSSNKHVVLIPNIYNRRGVLYNKNPIKSDNFIIEFNFFIERKYYKENIDQKYYKDENKDVHEIVYKTKSDEKLNTSNKTNNKNQKEIKRNGFALWLLKDEFIIKEANSDVNLVLEEEEYNIFGYKNVFNGIGILFQLKNNSNNNNNHNKNNSDILNVSMIVNNGNESINPDDSNIFKNIPIDMIMINNLIHTKIMCNKKEITIAFYYPKSNNYINTLIMKKDIAKENYIAFTSFNYKEDDNKQYNQNKNVYVPTFVGIKQILTFNLNNNINGINDINDINDINNNNINYNKDISANDINTSVNEILNDMNPQNNNINQTIDVLKSITTLLQKFMTYQINSEKKLLQNIDILNERLQYVQSELKVIKKNLINQTEDPKNLQKIFSTELTGLKNLFHTHTQHHKKNMEDITNKLTKKIEKNNELKLLTEKAHKLEQIINKGNSSVYILCLVFALLIIFTLILIYKKIRDVEKKHIL
- a CDS encoding thrombospondin-related sporozoite protein encodes the protein MLMRISRYFFLLYLIKAHLDSFSRYGTRFRQSTLETYIDSGDVTYNNFIINKRLLKEHSNCDAWSEWSACSKTCDYGVKIRVRISTDEKKSHGCHNITESTICHIQICPETYEEAEKTYLQNKEKEQKKKFKTKYILIFTIFSVINIIVLLICLILSIKKKII